Proteins from a genomic interval of Nostoc sp. TCL240-02:
- a CDS encoding type I polyketide synthase, translated as MSNTSDINQLSPLQRSVLALKEMRAKLDAVENAKTEPIAIIGMNCRFPGGADYPEKFWELLHNGVDTITEVPADRWDVDEYYNANPNTLGKIYTRYGGFIKQVDQFDPHFFGLSPLEAASMDPQHRLLLEVGWEAIENAGQSPEELNGSQTGVFMGLFMEDYSRFNLYSGDHNRIDAYSSLGNARSIAIGRLAYVLGLQGPVMQLDTACSSSLLAVHLACQSLRSGECNMALAGGVNLILAPEASIGLSRMRALAPDGRCKTFDAKADGYVRGEGCGIVVLKRLSDAIANNDNILAVVRGSAVNHDGASSGLTVPNGLAQEKLINQALTNAKVAPEQISYVETHGTGTSLGDPIEVRALGSVLCQGRSPEQPLLIGSVKTQLGHLESAAGVASLMKVVLALQNAEIPPHLHLQQPSPHIPWDKLAVAVPTKPTPWPAVNGKRLAGVSSFGMSGTNAHLIIEEAPKLKLEPPKTERPLHLLSLSAKTEAALLAMASSYESFLTSHPETSLADICFTANTGRSHFEHRLAVVAASNAGLREQLTAFASQKQTSTLVSGQAQKKRSKVVFMFTGQGSQYVEMGRQLYETQPTFRKTLDRCDEILRPYLQQPLLSVLYPTSDVTSLLNETAYTQPALFALEYSLAELWKSWGIVPDAVMGHSVGEYVAACVAGVFSLEDGLKLIAERGRLIQFLPQNGMMAAVFTNEARINGILAAYTGQVAIAGINGPENIVISGAREVVQFVLKELATQGINAQPLQVSQAFHSPLMASILDPFEQIASSVQFQAPRIPLISNLTGQILKYQEIPNATYWRQHLREGVRFYAGIKTLHEQGYEIFVEMGPSTTLVGMGKRCLPEGTGTWLTSLKKGQPDWSQLLVSLSELYIRGIKINWTAFDQGYQRRRLALPTYPFQRQRYWVENLTRNLTPQPPSLPGNGENSKPLSCKERGLLNPVTSQKPKIPLSVPSNWFHSWQWTPEVSSQSQDIPSGAILIFSDRHQIGENLEKLFDSKKYTTYFVTPGESFKQTAQHFTINPASVEDYEQLIKNIKAVGVTVTAAVHLWNYSLWATSPEQLLENNRLLNERVYSLLFLTQALVKHYPASPLNFLVVTQSAYPISPNDSLHGVHQSMAGVLAQVVAQENPQIKAKVVDFNQDVYLPEKLADILFQEMKAAPTGEGIVAIRHGQRLSRTLEKINVPTDNDALPLSAGETWLITGGTSAVGTEIALALVRQVPINLVLTGRHPLPPKQEWQSASHDSSTQQRIQAIQQLEQLGATVMYQAVDITDALGMKQLIENIKSRFGNLDGVIHAAGAVDHSTFKLLQKQPASVTKVLAPKVQGTIILDAVTRNEPLKYFVLLSSVSASKAEWGIGMGDYAAANTFLDSYAIYRTQHGGQGRSLALNYSLWSDRGMGALLGASTLLMVKSKGLNPLEPEPAANAFIQALSLDASGVIHIIDLIAQATPEIAQKSSTSQPQTKSRNLRQLVREVLLQHLRIPEAQVEGHKTFPEMGLDSVGTVEVVQHLGTTLGEELFPTLLFEYQTPDDLVDYLQSKYGYSVKASTSAIAPEETSSPEAEKSAPPNVATQEKYQDVPEQDIAIIGMACKIPGANNLEQYWDLLNAGRSVIQDVPQDRWFNQHYFEAKRNSPQAKISKRGCFVDNPFDFDPMFFGISPKEATAMDPQQRLFLELSMQALQQAGYGGKYRPDNIGVFVGCGQNTYIEHFTNYQYYEELRQRLQESSWFDHLPVEDRQHLLKTLSQVLQPSEILPESAAGNEVNELAARVSHCLNLKGPSMAVSTACSSSLVALHIACESLRSGQTGMAIVGGVNLNLSPSPFTFLRKAQALSLSGTCYPFDRRANGIVLGEGAGVLIIKPLKQALADGDLIHAVIKGSAVNNDGHSQGITAPNPKGQAEAIRQAYNSCGVDPRTISYIETHGTGTLLGDPVEVEGMTQAFRSFTDEKGFCTIGSVKSSIGHLLSASGIVSLIKVVLAMQHGKIPQTVGFEEPNPHINFADTPFAVAGKSIPWSPNGNPLRAGVNGFGFGGTNCHVILEESPLAANLQSQVTSSSPDLLCLTARNQQALQEVARQLREHIIHHPEQESSQICFTQNNAQKELPYKAALVVNDRQHLLNYLDAICSAQTPAEIYTGRANPQRTTPFHLILDGTSVIAPAELETLGKRFPQFQVAYDSVRAGLNEMSEQAHIFAVQYAWGHLLMSLELQPTSLLVEKTGILVGATLRGMLTLEQAIALLLQIEGQKGLIAHNLSAKEQLASTWTCPLVTSQGIFSYSDTISTAQLVALVQVSEQLNNVDACQDVISKESVYLHLGDSLALKEQLASLDELGVWIYLDKEQPVVGRVLTCLARSYVAGVRFNSIPLFPQGLRRVLLPTYPFERKTYRVSLVDSTQENQATSIPAAELLPPRLESQGQSNAKVLETHLVTVAQTRLLLMEQPSPLTDSQRQSSYAKLTQDLKIVDNSQQPRLVPIEQPSPLTDSQRQSSYAKVAQDLKIVDNSQQPKHPVAVAQTRLLLMEQLSPLTDSQRQSSYIKLAQDLQRFGK; from the coding sequence ATGAGTAACACTTCAGACATCAACCAATTATCTCCATTACAACGTTCAGTTTTAGCCTTAAAAGAAATGCGTGCCAAGTTGGACGCAGTGGAGAACGCTAAGACAGAACCAATCGCCATTATTGGGATGAACTGTCGCTTTCCTGGGGGAGCCGACTACCCTGAGAAATTCTGGGAATTACTCCACAATGGGGTAGACACTATCACTGAAGTTCCGGCTGACAGATGGGACGTGGATGAGTATTACAATGCAAATCCCAACACTCTGGGGAAAATTTACACCCGCTATGGTGGGTTTATTAAACAGGTAGATCAATTTGATCCTCATTTCTTTGGACTTTCCCCTCTAGAAGCAGCCAGCATGGATCCCCAACATCGGCTACTGCTGGAGGTAGGCTGGGAAGCCATCGAAAACGCCGGACAATCCCCAGAGGAATTAAACGGCAGCCAGACGGGAGTCTTTATGGGACTCTTTATGGAAGATTATTCCCGATTTAACCTATATTCCGGCGATCATAACCGCATTGATGCCTACAGCAGTTTAGGAAATGCTCGGAGTATTGCCATTGGTCGCCTAGCTTATGTCCTCGGCTTGCAAGGCCCTGTGATGCAGTTAGACACGGCTTGTTCTTCTTCGTTGCTAGCAGTTCACCTGGCTTGTCAGAGCTTGCGTTCAGGAGAGTGCAATATGGCTTTAGCTGGTGGAGTCAACTTGATTTTAGCACCGGAAGCCTCTATTGGTCTGAGTAGAATGAGGGCGCTGGCTCCAGACGGTCGTTGTAAGACCTTTGATGCCAAAGCTGATGGTTATGTACGTGGAGAAGGCTGCGGCATAGTCGTACTCAAGCGTTTATCGGATGCGATCGCTAACAATGATAATATTTTGGCTGTGGTGCGAGGCTCGGCAGTTAATCACGACGGTGCTAGCAGTGGTCTGACAGTACCGAATGGGCTAGCTCAAGAGAAATTGATTAATCAAGCACTCACCAACGCTAAGGTAGCGCCAGAACAGATTAGTTATGTAGAAACCCACGGTACAGGCACATCTTTGGGAGATCCTATTGAAGTGAGAGCTTTAGGCTCAGTGTTGTGTCAAGGACGTTCTCCAGAGCAACCATTGCTGATTGGTTCCGTGAAAACTCAGTTGGGTCATTTAGAATCAGCTGCGGGAGTTGCCAGTTTAATGAAAGTGGTGCTGGCTCTACAAAACGCAGAGATACCGCCACATCTGCATTTACAACAACCCAGTCCTCATATTCCTTGGGACAAACTTGCGGTTGCTGTGCCAACTAAGCCAACTCCATGGCCGGCAGTCAACGGGAAACGCTTGGCTGGGGTTAGTTCCTTTGGTATGAGTGGCACTAATGCCCATCTGATTATTGAAGAAGCACCAAAATTGAAATTAGAGCCGCCGAAAACTGAGCGTCCACTTCACCTGCTGAGTTTATCGGCCAAAACTGAGGCCGCACTACTGGCAATGGCTAGTAGCTATGAATCTTTTTTAACATCCCATCCAGAAACATCTTTAGCAGATATTTGTTTTACAGCTAACACCGGGCGATCGCATTTTGAACACCGTCTTGCTGTTGTCGCTGCATCTAACGCAGGCTTGCGCGAACAACTAACAGCTTTTGCTAGCCAAAAGCAGACCAGCACGTTAGTCAGTGGTCAAGCACAGAAGAAGCGTTCCAAAGTAGTGTTCATGTTTACAGGGCAAGGTTCTCAGTATGTGGAAATGGGACGGCAACTTTACGAAACCCAGCCGACATTCCGTAAGACTTTAGACCGATGCGACGAAATTCTGCGTCCCTATCTTCAGCAACCTTTGTTGTCAGTACTTTACCCCACATCTGATGTTACTTCCCTCTTGAATGAAACAGCATATACTCAACCAGCACTGTTTGCTTTAGAGTACTCCCTAGCTGAACTGTGGAAATCTTGGGGAATTGTACCAGATGCAGTTATGGGTCATAGCGTGGGTGAATATGTAGCCGCTTGCGTTGCGGGAGTGTTCAGCTTGGAAGATGGGCTGAAATTAATCGCCGAGCGGGGGCGTTTAATTCAATTTCTACCCCAAAATGGGATGATGGCGGCAGTTTTCACCAATGAAGCACGGATAAACGGCATTTTAGCTGCTTACACTGGGCAAGTGGCAATTGCCGGGATTAATGGCCCAGAAAATATCGTTATTTCTGGAGCCAGAGAAGTTGTCCAATTCGTGCTGAAAGAATTGGCAACTCAAGGAATTAACGCCCAACCATTGCAGGTTTCTCAAGCTTTCCACTCCCCTTTAATGGCTAGCATCCTCGATCCCTTTGAGCAGATAGCTAGCTCGGTGCAGTTTCAAGCGCCGCGTATTCCCCTAATCTCGAATTTGACTGGACAAATACTTAAATACCAAGAAATTCCCAATGCAACTTACTGGCGACAGCATCTGAGAGAAGGAGTAAGATTTTATGCCGGCATCAAGACGCTACATGAACAAGGGTATGAAATCTTTGTAGAAATGGGGCCGAGTACCACATTAGTAGGCATGGGTAAAAGATGCTTGCCAGAAGGTACAGGCACTTGGCTAACTTCTCTGAAAAAAGGACAACCGGACTGGTCACAATTGCTTGTTAGTTTAAGTGAGTTGTACATCAGGGGTATAAAAATCAATTGGACTGCATTTGACCAAGGTTATCAGCGTCGCCGCCTAGCACTACCAACCTACCCATTTCAACGCCAACGCTATTGGGTGGAAAACCTAACGCGAAACCTAACCCCCCAGCCCCCTTCCCTACCAGGGAATGGGGAGAATTCAAAGCCTCTCTCCTGCAAGGAGAGAGGTTTGCTAAATCCCGTAACAAGCCAGAAGCCAAAAATTCCGCTTTCTGTACCATCGAATTGGTTTCATAGTTGGCAATGGACTCCAGAGGTGTCAAGCCAATCTCAAGATATTCCTTCAGGGGCAATTTTGATCTTTAGCGATCGCCACCAAATAGGGGAAAATTTAGAAAAGCTATTCGACTCTAAAAAGTACACGACATATTTTGTCACCCCAGGGGAGAGCTTCAAGCAAACAGCACAACATTTCACTATTAATCCGGCATCCGTTGAAGACTACGAACAGCTAATTAAAAATATCAAAGCAGTCGGTGTTACAGTCACAGCAGCCGTGCATCTGTGGAACTATAGTTTGTGGGCAACATCCCCAGAACAATTACTAGAAAATAACCGCCTGCTCAATGAACGCGTTTACAGTCTTTTGTTTTTGACACAGGCTTTAGTCAAACATTACCCAGCCTCTCCCCTCAATTTCTTAGTGGTAACTCAAAGTGCTTATCCAATATCTCCAAATGATTCCCTACACGGTGTACATCAATCTATGGCAGGTGTACTGGCACAGGTGGTGGCACAAGAAAATCCTCAGATTAAAGCAAAAGTCGTAGATTTTAACCAAGATGTTTATCTGCCTGAAAAATTAGCCGATATTTTGTTCCAGGAAATGAAAGCAGCCCCTACTGGTGAAGGTATCGTTGCTATCCGTCATGGTCAACGGTTGAGCCGTACCCTGGAAAAAATTAATGTCCCCACAGATAACGACGCTCTACCTTTGTCGGCAGGAGAAACCTGGTTGATTACTGGTGGTACCAGTGCTGTCGGGACAGAAATAGCCTTAGCTTTGGTTCGACAAGTACCCATCAATTTGGTGCTAACAGGTCGCCATCCCCTCCCCCCCAAACAAGAATGGCAATCCGCTAGTCATGATTCCTCAACCCAGCAACGTATCCAGGCAATTCAGCAACTAGAGCAACTCGGAGCCACAGTTATGTATCAGGCTGTGGATATAACGGATGCCTTGGGGATGAAGCAATTAATTGAGAACATCAAGTCCCGCTTTGGTAATCTGGATGGAGTCATCCATGCGGCGGGTGCAGTTGACCACAGCACATTTAAACTACTACAAAAACAACCTGCCTCAGTCACCAAAGTTTTAGCCCCGAAAGTCCAGGGAACCATCATCCTCGATGCTGTTACCCGTAATGAACCTCTAAAATACTTTGTGTTGTTATCCTCGGTTTCCGCTTCCAAAGCCGAATGGGGAATCGGCATGGGCGATTATGCCGCAGCCAATACTTTTCTCGATAGTTATGCCATCTACCGGACACAGCATGGCGGTCAAGGACGCTCTTTGGCTCTGAATTATTCTCTGTGGAGCGATCGCGGTATGGGCGCTCTTTTAGGAGCATCAACTTTATTAATGGTAAAATCCAAAGGTTTAAATCCTCTGGAACCAGAGCCGGCTGCTAATGCCTTTATTCAGGCTCTATCTTTGGATGCTTCTGGTGTAATTCACATCATTGACTTGATTGCTCAAGCCACCCCAGAAATAGCACAAAAATCCTCCACGAGCCAACCACAAACTAAATCTCGCAATCTGCGACAGCTTGTCCGAGAAGTTTTACTGCAACATTTACGTATTCCGGAAGCACAGGTGGAAGGACACAAAACTTTCCCAGAAATGGGGTTAGATTCTGTTGGGACTGTAGAAGTTGTCCAACATTTAGGGACAACTCTGGGTGAGGAATTATTTCCGACTTTACTGTTTGAATATCAAACACCAGATGACCTGGTAGATTATTTACAAAGCAAGTACGGTTATTCTGTTAAGGCTAGCACGAGCGCGATCGCTCCTGAAGAAACATCTAGCCCGGAAGCCGAAAAATCAGCGCCCCCAAATGTCGCTACCCAGGAAAAATACCAAGACGTTCCTGAACAAGACATTGCTATCATCGGCATGGCTTGTAAAATACCAGGCGCTAATAACTTAGAGCAGTACTGGGATTTACTCAATGCAGGCCGCTCTGTCATTCAAGATGTGCCTCAAGACCGTTGGTTCAACCAACACTACTTTGAAGCCAAAAGAAACTCTCCGCAAGCAAAAATATCCAAACGTGGATGCTTTGTAGATAATCCCTTCGACTTTGATCCGATGTTCTTTGGCATCTCTCCCAAGGAAGCTACGGCGATGGATCCACAACAAAGGTTGTTCCTAGAGCTTTCTATGCAGGCTCTACAACAAGCAGGCTACGGCGGCAAATATCGCCCAGATAATATCGGCGTGTTTGTTGGGTGTGGACAGAATACCTACATCGAACACTTCACCAATTATCAGTATTACGAGGAATTACGTCAGCGTTTGCAAGAGAGTTCCTGGTTTGATCACCTTCCTGTTGAAGATCGTCAGCATTTGCTCAAGACCCTCTCCCAAGTACTGCAACCAAGTGAAATTCTCCCTGAGTCAGCAGCAGGTAACGAGGTCAACGAATTAGCGGCACGAGTTAGCCATTGCCTGAACCTCAAGGGGCCAAGTATGGCAGTTAGCACTGCTTGTTCTTCTTCATTGGTGGCATTACATATTGCTTGCGAAAGTCTACGTTCCGGTCAAACTGGCATGGCGATCGTCGGTGGGGTAAATTTAAATCTCAGTCCTAGTCCCTTTACTTTTTTACGTAAGGCACAGGCTCTTTCCCTCAGTGGAACCTGCTATCCCTTTGACCGCCGTGCCAACGGCATCGTTTTAGGAGAAGGTGCAGGTGTATTAATTATCAAACCTTTAAAACAGGCTTTGGCTGACGGGGATTTGATTCATGCTGTAATTAAAGGTTCCGCAGTGAATAATGATGGTCATTCTCAAGGGATAACCGCTCCCAATCCTAAAGGTCAAGCAGAAGCCATCCGCCAAGCTTACAACAGTTGTGGCGTAGATCCCCGGACTATCTCCTACATTGAAACCCACGGTACAGGTACTCTCCTGGGCGATCCAGTAGAAGTAGAAGGGATGACACAAGCTTTCCGTAGCTTTACTGATGAAAAGGGATTCTGTACCATTGGTTCGGTTAAATCCTCCATTGGTCATTTGCTGTCTGCTTCCGGGATTGTCAGCTTGATCAAAGTGGTACTGGCCATGCAGCACGGCAAAATTCCCCAAACTGTAGGTTTTGAGGAGCCTAATCCCCATATCAATTTTGCTGACACACCTTTTGCTGTGGCGGGTAAGAGTATACCTTGGTCGCCAAATGGCAACCCATTACGTGCAGGTGTGAATGGATTTGGATTTGGCGGCACCAATTGTCACGTTATTCTTGAGGAATCCCCGCTAGCAGCTAATTTACAGTCCCAGGTCACAAGTTCTTCTCCTGATTTGTTATGTCTGACCGCACGGAATCAACAAGCACTTCAAGAAGTAGCTAGACAACTACGCGAACACATCATTCATCATCCTGAACAAGAATCTTCTCAAATCTGCTTTACTCAGAATAATGCCCAAAAAGAATTACCTTACAAGGCGGCTTTAGTAGTCAATGACCGTCAACATCTGCTCAATTACTTAGACGCTATCTGTTCGGCACAAACACCAGCAGAGATATATACAGGTCGAGCTAACCCCCAGCGCACAACACCGTTTCACTTAATATTAGATGGAACTAGTGTGATCGCTCCCGCAGAGCTAGAAACTTTAGGCAAACGTTTCCCCCAATTCCAAGTAGCTTACGATAGCGTGCGTGCCGGATTAAATGAGATGAGCGAACAGGCACATATATTTGCGGTGCAATACGCTTGGGGACACTTGTTGATGTCTTTGGAATTACAACCCACTAGTTTATTAGTAGAAAAAACCGGTATTCTAGTAGGAGCTACACTGCGGGGAATGTTGACATTAGAGCAGGCGATCGCCTTGCTCCTACAAATAGAAGGACAAAAAGGTCTTATTGCTCATAATTTGTCCGCAAAAGAACAGTTAGCATCAACCTGGACTTGTCCATTAGTAACTTCACAAGGAATTTTCAGCTATTCTGACACGATTTCCACGGCTCAACTGGTAGCCCTGGTGCAAGTATCTGAACAGTTAAATAATGTAGATGCGTGTCAAGATGTCATCTCCAAAGAAAGTGTTTACCTACACTTAGGAGATTCATTAGCTCTCAAAGAACAATTAGCAAGTTTGGATGAACTGGGAGTCTGGATATATCTAGACAAAGAACAACCAGTAGTGGGACGTGTGTTGACATGTCTGGCCAGGTCTTATGTAGCCGGGGTGAGGTTTAATAGCATACCCTTATTTCCTCAAGGTCTACGTCGGGTGCTGCTGCCTACTTATCCTTTCGAGCGTAAAACCTACAGAGTATCATTAGTTGATAGCACTCAGGAAAATCAAGCAACCTCCATACCTGCGGCTGAATTATTACCACCACGCCTAGAAAGCCAAGGTCAGTCAAATGCCAAAGTTTTGGAAACCCATCTAGTAACAGTAGCCCAAACTCGACTGTTGCTAATGGAACAACCATCCCCACTCACAGACAGTCAACGCCAGTCAAGTTACGCTAAGTTGACTCAGGACTTGAAGATTGTGGACAATAGCCAACAGCCACGACTAGTGCCCATAGAACAACCATCCCCACTCACAGACAGTCAACGCCAGTCAAGCTACGCCAAGGTGGCTCAGGACTTGAAGATTGTGGACAATAGCCAACAGCCAAAGCATCCGGTAGCAGTAGCCCAAACTCGACTGTTGCTAATGGAACAATTATCTCCACTCACAGACAGCCAACGCCAGTCAAGTTACATCAAGCTGGCTCAGGATTTGCAGAGATTTGGTAAATAG